A single region of the Nicotiana sylvestris chromosome 6, ASM39365v2, whole genome shotgun sequence genome encodes:
- the LOC138871524 gene encoding uncharacterized protein, whose product MDLLKYIFQKPMLTGKLAKWQILLSEFNIVYVTQKAVKGQALADHLAENPVDGEYESLKTYFPDEEVSFIREDIEESYDGWRMFFDGVANFKGVGIGAVLNEFVDALATLSSMIQHPDKNFNDHIPVKIHDQPAYFAHVEEEADRKPWFHDIKEYLAKGEYPELDNTTQKRTLWRLSNSSFHNGGILYRRTPDLGLLSISENAIAVRYMQT is encoded by the exons atggatctgttgaagtacatctttcagaagcccatgctcactggcaagctagccaagtggcaaatcttgctgaGTGAATTcaacattgtctacgtgactcagaaagcggtcaagggacaggctttggcagatcatcttgctgagaatcccgtggacggagaatacgaatccttaaagacgtattttcccgacgaggaGGTATCCTTCATAAGAGAAGACATTGAAGAATcttatgatggttggagaatgtttttcgatggagtagcaaatttcaaaggagttggcataggagcagttcta aatgagtttgttgatgcattggctaccctgtcctctatgatacaacatccagataagaacttcaATGATCATATTCCGgtgaagattcatgatcagccagcctactttgctcatgtcgaggaagaagcggacagaaaaccttggtttcatgatatcaaggaatacctggcaaaaggagaatacccagagcttgacaataccactcagaagcgcacactttggAGGTTATCTAACAGttccttccacaacggaggaatcctgtataggaggactcctgatttgggattattaag TATATccgaaaatgccatcgctgtcagatacatgcagacatga